Genomic segment of Salvia splendens isolate huo1 unplaced genomic scaffold, SspV2 ctg666, whole genome shotgun sequence:
GACATATGGACGCTCCTCAAAGATTAAAAAATGCTAACTTTTGTAGACAAAATATAGAGGTTTTAGCAAGAATTTTTTAAATCATGTTTGATATTCGATTGTGGAAGACACAGCCGTTCCCACTTCTCTGGCTGTATCCTGTTATATTTACCTGTCTCCCCCACTATTTCAGGTGCAACTTATGTTTTATATATACCACTTGTGTTTAATAATCCTAATTACTGTTGCACactatataaattaataatgttgAATTAAGATTGTACCAAATCAACTACTTCATACTATAAACTGTAATCTAGATTCTACTTGTAGCATCTAGCAAGGAGAAAAATCACAAAAGGTCATAGGAGTAACTTACAATGGTTAGACCAAATAGATCAATATGGCTCTTGAAAAATCATGCTATGGTTTAAGACTTGAGATCCAAACATAACTATTTTACCATTCCCAATAGGAAACAAAGAATGCTACTACACTTAAATTATATGTGCTCTGTCCAATCCATGACATGCATTTTTATATTAGTCTTCGTTAATATTCATAAATGTTTTGAGTAGGTTTTGACAATTGAGTATCTATATATTGTCTCCATCACATATAAGTGCTGAGTCATTACCCTCTTTAAGTCCCTGTAGGTTGCAGAAGGAACCATACATATCTACTCtaacaattatatatatatatatatatatatatatatatatatatatatatatatagggttgtattcatttccttttcccatatttcatcctttttccttcttcatCTCTACCGTTAATTATATCAATCTGAAGGATGCAAATTTTCGCTGATTCCATTAATTTATAATCATTGTAAAATTGAAAAAGGACAAAATAGGTAAATGCTTATTTGGTAGTTATGGAAATTCCATGATTATCTCATTCCAAGATATTGCCGTTTTTTTGTTCTTCTCTCACGTCCAACAAGGTATTCTTTTCCTGAGGCATCTAAGAATTATTTCTTCTGATTTTTAACAAGGTTTCAATTCTCACACTTCTCAATTGTCTAGTTAATCAATCCTTGCTATTTCAATCGTGTTTACTTGGCGTTGTAGCAACCGTTTTTTCCTaataatggaagaaggtaattccGAATTCGCctttttatgtttatgtttcgGAGGGTTCAATACCAGTTCGTGCCGTCCGATTATTCGATAGTTAATGAGCAAGTAATTCGTGTATTGTGCTGTCATGGTATAACATGTTTGCTTGCGTTGATTTTTTTGGACTTTAGGGTTCATGTTATGGTCTAGGGTTGTCTAACTCTGTGGGCAAGGGGTGTAGTATATGGTGAGACAAAAACCTATATGAAGAGCACCAGATGTGTTATCAGTATTGTAGTGTTTACATAATGGCGTGGATAGTATAGTTGTTTAAGTCGATACCACTAATGCACCAGCAGTTAATTaataatcaattttattgatTATGTAATGCGTAATGCGTGAACTGCAATGCACCAGTTTATTTATCAGTACTGTAGTGCTCACATAATGGCGTGGATAGCATAGTTGTTTAGGTTGATACCACTAATGCACCAGCAGTTAATTAATGCCCGGTTTCAAGAAGTCGGACGAAGATGACCCGTTGAATGCCCGGTCAGGTTTCACGATCAAGCGCAGGAAGTTATCTAAACGGATCTGAAGTAATAATGTATATGTTGATGGAATGTTGGTTATGAAATAGATATATAGGCACTATTTCTGAAGGGTAATGTACAACATATGAAAGAGATAATACATGTAATGTATAAATATGAAGATATAATGCACTATTTCTGAAGGGTAATGTGCAACGTATGTCATATAATGCATATTAAGCTTAACGtgtattgttttgtgattaataacaacgtttaaactgatacgaataatgcaccgaatgttaacgagtaatggatattattGCCTATAAAATGCACCATAtttgaactgcaatgtatacgaataagatgtgccgTGTTCCGATGTTTGCAACACATTTCTTGTTTcctctaagggtttaataagtctaggggctacggtatagtacgtacacataaacaacaacgtttaaactgatacgaataatgcaccgaatggttacgaataatggatattattgactatataatgcaacatatgtgaactgcaatgtatacgattaagatgtgtcgtgtttcgatgattGGCACAtatttcttgtttcccctaagggtttaataagcctaggggctagggtatagtacgtactcattaataacaatATTTAAACAGATACGAAGAATGCACCGAATGGTAACGAATAATGGATATTgtggactatataatgcaccatatgtAATGTGTCGTGCTTCGATGTTTGGTACACGTTTCTTGTTACCCCTAAaggtttaataagtctaggggctagggtgtagtacacacttattaataacaacgtttaaactgatacgaataatgcactgAATTTTTTTTCCGTTGTTGGATTCTATAACACTTAATTACTCTAATAACTGTGAGGTTAACTCATTGAGGTACTCATCAGCCCGTTGATAGTTCGTATTCTCTACAACACTCAAAATAATGACAATTTCTCGATAAATAATTTAACGTTTTAATCAAAAAATGCACATATCTGATGATCACAGTGGTAGTTAACTACTTTAATCTACTAATTACAAATGTACTTATGAAACAATAACACACACGCATGATAATTTGTATCAAACCAATTCACTCATATACACCATAATTCtaaaaatgcataatatattgcacataatgacaatttaattacacataatgcacagcttaaaaaaaagtaattcaCATTGCATATTGCTGAATAATGATAATTTCTCGATGAATAATGAAAGGTTTAATTGAAATAATGCACATGTCCATATCCCTTAGCTTCATCCACTTTTGACAAGCAATGTATCACAGAACATAAATATGCAAAGTGTTGGCTAATCTCCAAATTacgaaattaacaaaaaaaataaacaacagATCCGTTATCCCTTTTCTGTCGTGGATTCAACTGCTTCAAGCAGTTAAGTAAACAACAGATCTGTTATCCCTTGTTGGTGTTTCGGCTCCCCCTGATTTCCAGACGTACTAGGGCCTATCTTGGCCAACCTATCCCTAAATTGTTTTCCCAGAGCAACGGGAATAACGTCGTCAAGGGCATCGTCTATGTTGACTCTAAGttgcttctctgatatggacCAAACAACATAACACATCAGAAAATTATCACTAAATCAAAAGACATCAGAAAATTATCACTAAATCAAAAGACAACACTATATGAGCTTCATAAGGATTAATgcatatttcaaaacaaataatgcttaagtcataacaaataatgcacataaacTTGACCCATAACGCGTAAGACAAAGCACATAATGCAcacaacattacataattatcaATTCAATCAAGTACACACATAATGTACTAAACTGTATACATGATGTAACTCATATAATGCAGACAGTAATACAAAAAATGCACTATCACAGATTCACAATGTATTTCCCACATAGCATAATAACAAGCCTCATCCTTACTGTCCATATATTACAGATACAATACTCTATTTAATGCATATtttagtaaacataatgcataatTTATGTACCATAATGCATAGAAGTTTCAAACATATTGCCATATGAACTGTTTATGCCTCGTCTCAAAAAGGTAAACATACATGTGTTACACCCACGAATGTATTAAACTGTATACACAATTACAAGAATATAATGCAGACAATACTACAACAAATGCACGAATACAGATTCACAATGCATTGCCCACACATAATGCATATtttagtaaacataatgcatatTTTAGTAAGCATAATGCATATTTTATGTTCCATAATGCATAGTAGTTTCAAACATATTGCCAAATGAACTGTTTATGCATTGTCTAAACGTACATGTGTTACACCCGCAAATGAAATAAAGTGTATACACAATTACAAGAATAAAATGCAGATAATACTACAACAAATGCACGATTACAGATTCACAATGCATTGCCCACACAACATACTACAAAAAAACCTCAACCTGCCTAACTATATATTACAACACTAAAGATACCAAGTATAATTCAAAATTTGGTAATACACAACGCATAAATAAGGCGGCCGATAAAAATACCTGGCCTATAATGCAGAcaaaactacaaaaaaaatgcaCGATTACAGTTCCATAAAGCAATGATTAAATATGCCATTTTGACCTCTTTCGTGTGCTTACTCACCACAACACACAGCATGGACATTGCGGATTCTACAGAGTTGCTAATACTCTTTCACACAATCGACAAATAAGATATTGAATTGCAAATTTTACCTGCAGCCTCTGAAGCTTGAGAAAGCGGTCGACCTCTCTTTGTCATTTTGGATCTGGCATAAAGCAAAAAAACATATGATACTGGGTATCATGACAGATTCAGAGAAGCCCATAAACAAACAACACTTTAATTTAGAAATTTCTAAGCCGGCAGATTCAGAGAAACCCATAAACAAACAAcaattaatttttgaaatttctgAGCCGAGGCATGTACAAAGATTCAATTTTAACATTTTGCATCTGCAAAATCGAACAAAAAAACGCCGACCACCCTTTTCAAACATACCTAGTCGAAAGGAGTTGGTGTTTTGAAGTATATGCTAGCGCCGATAGCTAGATGTCACTGGAATTTTGCTAGTCAGCCGCTAATACTGTaaacgcgtcgaatgggagtgAAAACTAGGGTTTTCGTAGTGGAGGGTGTGGCTTTGTTGATGTGAGTAATGAATGTGGAAAGAAGAAGAGACACATTGTTTCAGATCCCGTGAAATTTGCATTCACCAAAATATGGTGGTTCATTTTTCTGTGGAATGTCTATATTACCCCTATAATGCATACAGATACAATCtgtaatgcaacacggaacatGATTCGTATAATCAATATGAGCCGTTGATGCATTAGATCCAACGCTTAATATtaagaagagaaaaggatctaataggggaaaaggagaataatgctccctatatatatatatatatatatatatatatatatatatatatatatactcgcAATATCTACCAATAATTGAGGGTAAAATTCTtgtaaatattttaattctACCATAAGGTTTTTAACTCTGAAGTAAGCAGCTTGGTACATGTCTAAGTcattatatttcaatttgatTGAACTACATTGCTCTTCAGTACCATTGCTCTGGGTCGAATTCGTAGTCTTTAAACAATACATTGATCCTGAATTTAGACACAATTATTTGGAAGCTTACTAAAAAAAGCTAGTTGGTTTAGGTGAAAAATTAAAGGCATTGTAGCTAGGTTATAGAATGGCTTTTAATATTCGGATTGACCTAGTAACAATCCTCACCGAAAGTAGACCTCAAGGCCTAATATTTCATCTTATTCTAAAGATAGTTATGATTTCCAGAATCTACTTTCCATTATCCATAATTACCAAACTTCATTAATCTGCATCAATATCTTAATCTCACATCATGTGCATTTTCTGGTTTGCCATTATGTGTGAATATGGTGGGGTTAGATGAGCATTTTGGCATATGCCTATTCACTCTTCCAGTCATTTTTGTTTGGATCTTTCAATCAAAGGGGTAACAATAACGCATAATTTACAAAAATAGGATGGTCCTGGTCTTGAGAGTCAGCACATGAGTCATAGATTagtagttttttaaaaaatattgcaGATTGATCGATCAAGGGTTAGTAGACGAGCTTGTTATTAGATTGGGAATTATTCAACGAACTTGTTCACGAGCTAGTTAACCAAATGCTGTCTCAGGTCGAGTATGACATGTATATATCATGAGTTTCACCGAACGAGCTCGATCAACAATTTTATTGAGCCAAAATTAAAAGAACTCTAGTGTAGTTGCTGCTGTGATGGGAATGGAGATTTCAGCCATGTGGTGAGTTCGGATGGTGTTGATATTTTCGCCTTTGTAAACGGAAACAGGTTTGTTGATCTTTACCGGTGTGTTTGTGGGGACAGGTTGGATTGTCTGCTGTTCTTCCAACTCTGCCAAAGAATCTTGTGTCTGCTAACTAGGCCTAAATAGAAAAATTTTCCAATAAGGGATTAATTTCACTGACCTTTCGAAATTTAGGATTCAATTCGTTGACCTTTCGTAATATGAGATTGAGACACACCAATTTTTCAGAATGGGGGATTTTTGtgattttatcttctttttttattattttccatacaaaatatatatattgacCAAACTATCCATTTATTAAATGTAGCATATCACCTCAGTTTCCTCAAACTCACGTTTCCCTTTCCAGAAGCCAAGAATCTGGTGGAGTATTTCTACTTTCCACAACATCAAGTAATGTGAACAATTAGATATTAAGCAGATTTCTAATTTGAAAACTAACCCTACTGATATGTAAGGATATAGTGTTGTTGCTCAGTTTCTTTCTACTGCTtaagaaaaaaacaataatatatgtatatacagaTAAATAACAACAATATATAGTTTAAAGCACAAACAAATACATAGTGTACAATAACAAGATGAGGGTGGGGAATGAAGGGGAGAGAGAAGGCGAAGGAGAGGATGTTATGGGCGAGCTTGAGGTTCAAAATTGGGGATTCATTATCAAGATTAACGATTAGCATAGGGAAGATGAAAAAACTAATTACAAAAAGAAATCTTATGTGGGATATTATGGTCAATTCATATATTTTGTGAaggatttaataaaaaaaagaagagaaaaaaagagaaaaaaaaagaaaaaaaccctCCTTctgaaaaattcgcatgcctcGATCCTATATTACAAAAGGTTAGCGAATTGAATCCTAAATTTCGAAAGGTCAGCAAAATTAAtcccttattccgaaatttctcgcCTAAATTTGATCCTCTTTTGCAACTAGGCACTCGATAATCACTCATCAAGTCTTTGTTAGCATACTTTTATTACAGTCTTAATACATTACTATCAATCATCCTAACTTACAAGAATATTAAAATGGTAAGATGGAACATAGTCATAAGTTTAGTGATCCAAAGCTCCTAAAACAAGCTTGGTCTGAGCTACTCTAACCTCCATCTGTTTGAGGTGAAGCCGCAGCTCCTCCGATCTCAGCTCGTTCCACTCCTTCTCCCACGCCGCCCCTTGCCCCGACTCAAATGCCTCTTCACCATACATCAACATCCTCCCCTCCATCGTCGCCACACTACCTTTAGCTCTCATCACTTTTGCGCGCCCCTTTTCTTCATTCCCCTGTATTGTTTTCGACAAATTGCAAGCACTCTGCTTCTCGTGAGGCTTCGAGAAGGTTATCTTGCtgtttttgtattccttcttcattctctcaatCTTTTCCTGTAGCTGACTCCTGCTAGCATTTTTCTTGGTAAAATCGTGAAAGGCGTTCAAATACGAAATCGGGTCGGATTCGTGCTTAGACGTGTAATCGATCATCCCCTTCAAGATGACGATCTCATCCTCCTGGCTCCACAGTCTCTGGAGGAGATCGGACTTTTTCTCCCAGGCCTCCGTCCCCGCGGCGGAAGGGGCCTGCCGCTGCGGCGATGATATGGCGGACATCTGAGGATTTGATTTCTTTTGCGTCGTGATCCGTGTCTGGGTCTGTTCGACTTCAGAGTCGGAAACTTCATCGGAAAatccttcttcatcttcttcgttGGATTCCGATTGGGACTCCACCGGCGTGATAGGCTGATTACCCATCTTTTTTCACGAAgagaaactagggtttgtgataAATTTGggccaatttcaatttcaaattcagTATTTTCCCGCTTGTTTATAAGCATGTATTCACTATTAAAAAATAAGTATTCGTATTATTacaaaaactgaaattaaaagGGAATAAACTTCACAAATTATGCATATAAATTCTAATCACAAACACACTTAACTGCTCCTTAAATCCCTTGCCAGATTTATGCATATGCATAATTTATTCCCAATTCTTTTTATGTTGAGTCTTcgtaataattatttttaggaCCCGTTCACTTTCTTAGATATACCAAGAAATAGGGTTAATTCTAGAGTAATTTTGTTGTTCATATTCCTTCGTTCATTTCAAGCGAGCCCTACAAAACTCACAGGGCCCGCACTGTTCACTTCAGAAATGCTCAATTTCAAATCTTCTTCCGGAGGTGGTTTTTATTTCTTGAAGCGGTGCTGACATCCAGAATTGGAGTTGAGATTACTTTTTTATCCTCGTCATTTTCACTTCACACATCAGTCATTTCCCCCCAAATCAATTTCAACATAGAAAATCCCTCAGCCCCTTCGATCCTCTCCCGGAGCGCGGGCGGGGGGAGGAGTGCCGCCGGAACGGAGAGGCGGCGGTGCTCGTGCGGCTTGGGGTTGAGGAGGATGTTGAAGACGATGGGTGCGCAGCACATGTGGGTGATGCGTAGATGGCATCGTACATCTCGGCGGGGGTGGTGGGAGCGGATGCAAACGTGGTGCTGACGCACGCCGCTTCGCCGCTTTTTTATGATTGCGGTCGCCATTGATggtaaatttaaagaaaatgaagaaaagtgTTTGAGCTTTCTATGAAACCTTGCTTAGATTCCTCTTTGATTTGATAATTATTTTAGGAGTTTTATCATTGTTGAATGAATTTGTTGAATATGGGTTGTTTTCTTTACAAGTGAAATATCTCTCGCCCAAAAATTTCACGGATTATGCAAAAGCTATGAGGGCTTTTTAGTCTACTcataaagaaaagaataaaaattaattaattcagaacttaaaaattgtaaaaacaTGACTATTTCTTATACACTGAACATTAGATTTGGGTTCTAATCCTGTGTGCCCCTCGTCACTAAATTCTCTCATGTTTTAATTCTCATCATCCCATATCAAGGAAACTGAACATGCCCTTATAATATACTAGGGATATTGGTTCCTATTCCCACAACTTTCAACTTGtcaaataatatcacaaacttgtCCAGATCCTTTGTCCTAGAGGTAATGAGCTTaaacattattgcatgaggtgtcgagttcgagccctcttgacatcagttgtaatttcctcctatatatagtataggagtttatttgttaaaaaaataatatcacaaactttacctGAAATTTCGgttatattaatggattgaaGAGCAATTTTGGAGgatgtgcttcaagaaaaactattgaacaacttcaagaaaaactattgaACAACTTGAAACTCTCGAAgttgtcgagaaattatgaaaaaaaaatcgtatcatgatattatttgccaaaaaATTTCGTCGTTGTTATTTTCCACTAGCGAAAAAAAATTCGgttatattaatggattgaaGAGCAATTTTGGAGgatgtgcttcaagaaaaactattgaACAACTTGaaactctcgaagttgttgtcgagaaattatgaagaaaaaaaaatcgtatcatgatattatttgccaagaAATTTCGTCGGTGGAAAATAGCAAACTCaggtaaagtttgtgattttattTGTCAAGTTGAAAAATCTTGGAAAAAATCCAATTTTTAAAAGTTACATAATATTTGAGTCCAATATCCCTATATACTATACTTTGCAAAATCAACTTATCTTACTAGAATTCTTAAATATTGTTGGCATAACATAGTAAGAGATGCATTAGAAACATCAGAAAATTCAAAAATCATATCAGCATTACTATACACAGttagacatgcccacggttcgtaaaccggcagttccggttcggaaccaccGTTTCCAGTTTCGAGAAATGTGGAActggaaccgaaccgtgaggctatttcacggtttcggtttcggttcgaaaaccggcggttccggttccgaaccgtcggtTTTTCAGCGATTTTTTACGATTTTTTACGATTTTTCACGGTTCCTACTATATTTCACGATTTTCCAACGGTTTTCACGGTTCCGTTTTGGAATcggcggttccggcacggtttcggttcgtaaaATTTCGAACCGGAACTGACCCGTGGTTCAAAAaatggcggttccggttcaagaaaaaagtcacggttccggttcggaaccggcggttacagtTCTGCGGTTAACCGCTGGAACaaaaaccttgggcatctctatACACAGTGATCCATAACTCCCAAAACAAGCTTATCTCACAGTCTCTTGCTCTTGCTATTTTCGTACTTGTTCTTTATTCTCCATGTGAATGCCGGCCGAACACAACTCCACGATAAGAGAACGAAGCACATAGACTCTAACTTGTCTTGCAACCGAATTCTGCTTACATGTACATGCatatttttcttaataaaattttgaaatagatTCAAACTCAAAATTGAATCGGAGGGTTTCacaattttatcaataaatatctGCATGTGCATTTAAGCAGAATTCAGCTATAGGACAAGCTAGCTTCTCTCCGTACTTCTCTTATCCTGTAGTTGAGTCCTGCTACCATTCCCATCGACGATGGTCTTCTTCAAATCCATAGTAGCATACGAGTAAACTAGGGTTGTGGGTGTGAGAGACTTGTATCAATTTCTATATTTTTCGAAATGTTATGCACCGAGTGGCTTCATTTTATGCACTAAACGAAAGATCTTTTCtttttgtaaagatatttatctaaaattaaaaaaaaataacctTATTTTTCAGTATCTTAGATACACATGTCATAAATCAATTTATGGTTAAATATCTCAAAGTTATTGGAaagatattttataaattaaatttacacATTAAATGATATTACAATTAAAGattattttgtttaaaaaattattatgaatTCTAGAAtaatcattttaaaaataaatatcattattatcagtttttataattttttaaattaatagttTCGCTCAATTCACTGCGGAATGGTGCATGATAAgcattcaatattttttattagcaTAAATATCTTTTGAGatcattttgtattttatttatatactttTGGTTCATGAACTATATTAACATGATATTTAAACGTGTACGTATCTTTTTTTGTAACTTTAGTTTTTTCCTctcttatttattcatttttcttattattttttcttgttaattattctttctcataattaataatttgttgCTATAGTTGtaattaaagagaaaaatgaagcagaaaaattaataaaaatgaaagcagaagagaaaaaagatttttaaaaatgatctAAATTAATATAGTTCACTTTTAAATATTATCATTATTCTATTTCTATCACAGTTCCTCACAATGACGATGATACCGAAATTACCTTATAACTATTGACAATAATTTTGACCCAATATTAAATTTTGGCATCGTCATCCCCTATTTAGTAGTCATCTTTCACTAAAATAAAaagagtaataataataatgccGATGATGAAACGCACGTGTTATTTTTTGTTacttaattttcaaaattgcaATTATATGCATACAATTTTACCATGTGCAAACTTTATTTACTCATACGATAGCCACGATATATTTTATCATAAATTATCTTCTAGAAGATTATCTATATTCCATTGtaggagtagtaattaattgccaaataaaataattggcaTGATACGATCCATATCaacataatttcattaaataagaGGGGCACTTTAGTCAAATGCAAATAGCGTTGAATGTTGATTTGAATATACACATAATGCTCGACAAATTACAATACCCCAAATCTTAATTCTTCTCACAATATTAATACCACATAAATCTCCACAATATCTTAATTTGCCATATTTCGCTAACTCTTTTCCTTGATCAACAACTccacatctctctctctctctatatatatctcTATCTATTAGCCAGAAACTAAGAAAGAAATGGACGGTGGATCATGGGCTGATCAGTGGGACACAACGGCGGATCCGACGccggagaagaagaagagcgGCGGCGCCGCCGCGTACGGAAAGAAGGTGGGAGAAAAGACTAAATCGGCGGCCACCACCGGCGTCAAGAAGGTGAAGAAGGGACATCTGTGGGGCTTCAGTGGATCAAAGAGAAGTATCAGAAAACTACTAAACGTTGattgattttggttttgtttatttttccgactatattattatactaaATGAACATGATCATGCTAtgttgattatatatatatatcacttttaatttggaataaaatTCACTGATTATGTGAATTGGTGCTTATACATTTGTTCTTGTAagtttttcttcttcattgaaTTCGTGAtgtgaattatatttattttgttattttatgttaTAGTCTTGGTATTTGACTTGGCTGGTGGAATATTTGTGCGGCCAATTTAGGAATGTTGAAGTTTTCTTGTTAAACTCcatttacaaaaatatttttttaaaaaaacaatttgTATCTCGATTGAATCAGTATATATCATGGTGTATTTGTGTCATATAAGTCAAACTTGATTACGTAGCTTTGACTATATATTTCTTTGATCGGgtataatttgtttatttatttaaaaattattaattcatcTCCCTGCACGATATTGATATCAAATCTACACAGCAATCGAAAGATAAATTAAGAACATggaatcaaaatttaaaaatgaaatagaaatTTTTGTGGATGTATAGAGAGATATAGAGTTACGAATTGGACTTGTTAATTTGTTGTTGAATCGAGCCATTGTTTGTGTCGAGTTAGAGAGTGCTAGATGTTGAATGAGAAGAGGATTGATTAAGTTATAAAACCTAGTTCTAATTTTGAAACATCATTGGACGATATTGTTTATATCAGTCAACATTTTGTCCATGTACTGTAGATTTTTTCGTCTGTCATTATCAGTTTCAATTTCACTTTAATTAGAATAGATGgatcatattttttaaaaaaaagtagccGAATCATTGTCCACCAATCAACAATCAGCTGGTGCAGTCGGacgctct
This window contains:
- the LOC121790916 gene encoding probable transcription factor At4g00390, which codes for MGNQPITPVESQSESNEEDEEGFSDEVSDSEVEQTQTRITTQKKSNPQMSAISSPQRQAPSAAGTEAWEKKSDLLQRLWSQEDEIVILKGMIDYTSKHESDPISYLNAFHDFTKKNASRSQLQEKIERMKKEYKNSKITFSKPHEKQSACNLSKTIQGNEEKGRAKVMRAKGSVATMEGRMLMYGEEAFESGQGAAWEKEWNELRSEELRLHLKQMEVRVAQTKLVLGALDH